One region of Anaeromyxobacter paludicola genomic DNA includes:
- a CDS encoding tetratricopeptide repeat protein, which translates to MAKRRVMRPLRRSASLALPVLLLACAPRPVHERALEEVRKGYDYLQRGELERAEVAFQHALEFNDELPEALNGAGVVEQRRGRPGPARRWFEAAVKADRDFAEGHNNLGVVLLEEGDREAARERFRQALQVDPDFADARLNLARALVEEGRAEPSRRAESFAEARRAYLHLLEGHPELYEAHHDLAFLSWHAGDPAGAAESYRRAVELRPGSAEALHGLCISLVRLSRCAEAARACRRCLELAAGSPRCEQSLRAALACGG; encoded by the coding sequence ATGGCAAAGCGCCGGGTGATGCGTCCGCTCCGCCGCTCCGCCTCGCTCGCCCTCCCCGTCCTCCTCCTCGCCTGCGCGCCGCGTCCGGTGCACGAGCGCGCGCTCGAGGAGGTCCGCAAGGGCTACGACTACCTGCAGCGCGGCGAGCTCGAGCGGGCGGAGGTGGCCTTCCAGCACGCGCTCGAGTTCAACGACGAGCTCCCCGAGGCGCTCAACGGCGCCGGCGTGGTGGAGCAGCGCCGGGGGCGGCCGGGGCCCGCCCGGCGCTGGTTCGAGGCCGCGGTGAAGGCGGACCGCGACTTCGCCGAGGGGCACAACAACCTGGGGGTGGTGCTGCTCGAGGAGGGCGACCGCGAGGCGGCGCGGGAGCGCTTCCGGCAGGCGCTCCAGGTGGACCCGGACTTCGCCGACGCGCGGCTCAACCTCGCCCGGGCGCTCGTGGAGGAGGGGCGCGCCGAGCCCTCGCGCCGCGCCGAGTCCTTCGCGGAGGCCCGCCGCGCCTACCTGCACCTGCTCGAGGGCCACCCGGAGCTCTACGAGGCCCACCACGACCTCGCGTTCCTCTCCTGGCACGCGGGCGATCCGGCCGGGGCCGCCGAGAGCTACCGGCGCGCGGTGGAGCTGCGGCCCGGCTCCGCCGAGGCCCTGCACGGCCTCTGCATCTCGCTCGTGCGGCTCTCGCGGTGCGCCGAGGCGGCCCGCGCCTGCCGCCGCTGCCTCGAGCTCGCGGCCGGGAGCCCGCGGTGCGAGCAGAGCCTGCGCGCCGCCCTCGCCTGCGGGGGCTGA